The window CCCCAGAAGCACCGACatgaaataataaacagaatTCTAGTCTCGAGTCTCATGAGCACGTGAACAAGTTGATAGGTCCTTGGAGGGGTTTCCAAGAAGCTTTATGTCTTGTCCAGCCTGCCTTTGCCCTGAAAATAGCTCTGGAGTCAAATTTCCTCATCCCAGACCCTGACTTCAGGGCACCAGGGAATCCCTACCATTGTTGGCAGCTTAGGACAGATACAGTTTTCTGGGGAGAGGGTCCCCAGCCATTTCTCAATGCTCCCAGAAGCCAGGGAGCCCAGACTGAGATGAATCTGTGCTGTGTCAGTTGCTTCTAGAACCCTCCCAGCAGGATTTGAGGTCAGTGCACCCCACCCCTCTTTGCAGCCAGGAAGCTGTGGGTTACGTGGGGGAAGTGACTCTCCCAAAGCCACATGGCCAGGAAATGCTGAGGCCTCTCAGCTGTTCGCACCCCAGGCCTGAGATTGTGCGTCAGATGTTGATTTCCCACTTGCTGCGGCCCCGGGGGGGCCCGGGCAGCCCAGACCCTTGGGTGTGGACCAGTCCAGCTGCATAACGGGTCCTTCAGTGGTTTCGGCTGAACCTCGTGTCCTTTGAGAAACACCAGCTTGGGCTCCCTTCCCACAGACCCAGCCCCACTCACCAGGCTGTGTGcagctccccagccctgcccccaccttcccacccccccagcccccgccttTGCATTGGCTGTTCCCTTTGCCAGGAACAagcccctctctcttccccacctgGCTCTTTGAAAACCAGCCCTCCCCCTGCAGGAAGCCTTCCCTCACCTACTCAGGTAGAATCCGTCACCCCCTCCCTGCATCCCTGAGTCTCCCCAGGACCAGGATCCCAGCAGGAGCCAGGTCCctgacctccctccctccactctcaCCCCTGCAGGCCCTCTCCCCAGGGTCTTCCCTGAGAGTTCAGTGCAGCTCCTTCCCCTGTCCCCTGAGAACCTGTGTGGCTTCTGTGCCTTCCCCCtcagtttttccctctccctcccatctgCCTCCTGAGGTTCTTGAACACCCCACACCCTCTTCCATCTGAGGCTCTTTGTATTCTCTGTCCCCTTTGCCGGAGCACTCCTCCCATGCATCTTCACATGGCCCACTCCTTCTCACCCAGGACTCAGCTTGAATGctacctcctccaggaggccttccTTGACCTCCCTTCTCCTTGCCTTACTTGATCCCTCTCACCGTATAAGCCTGGTTTTTACCCTGTGGCTCTAGCTTGTGTCCTGCTGCTTCCCCCACTAGGAGGTGAGCTGCTGGAGTTCAGATGGCCTGCTGTCTTATCTACTTTCCTGTCCCCAGCACTGAAGCGGTGCCTGGCACCTTTTTATACTTAGTACCCATTTATCGAATGAATTACCCATTTACTATTTTACTCTGAGTGAATGGGTAGTGATTCCAGCAGAGGCCCAGAACAGGACAGGATATTCCAAGCCGTCTCCTGGATAGCACTATGGTCCCTTGGAGCAGGCCGGCCTGGGCTAGCATCTTGGACCCCAGCTCAAGTGCTCCCCAGTTAGGCacccctttcctcctctttcttttctttcctctttccctttctttcttttctttctttccttcctttttttctttcctttccctttctttccttccttcctccctccctccctccttcctccttccatccCTCCTTCTTTCGTTCttttcttgattatttatttgacagagagaacacaagcagagggagcaagagggagagggagaagcaggctccccactgagcaaggagcctgatgtggtacttgatcgcgggaccctgggatcatgacctgagccaaaggcagatgcctaactgactgagcctcccaggagcccctttcctcctctttctaaGGTCCTCATGTCCTAGCGCTTCTGGCTTCGCCCTGCTCCTTCAACCAAGGCACATCCCCCAAATCCTTCCTGAGCCCCTGCGAGGTGCCAGACTCTGGAGAGACAGCCAGGAACAGAACACGCAAAAACCGTGCCCTTGCCGAGTGGATATGTGGCTGAATTGGGACGTCCCAGAGCAAACATTCTGAGAGTCGATCTGAGAGTACTTAACTCCCCTCCACCTGTCCGGCAAAGCCTGCCATCGAGATAGGTTGGTTAGGGCCGGCGGCTCAcaggtgtccctctctctctccccccagatGCGAGCGCCGCCGGCCCCCCGCTGACCAGTCGCTGAAGCAGGCCTGCCACCCCAGGCCCAGCATGCGCCTGTCGGTACGGAGGGCGCTGCTGGCGGCTGGCTGCGCCCTGGCCCTAGTGCTGGCAGTCCAGGTGGGGCAGCAGGTGCTGGAGTGCCGCGCGGTGCTGGGGGGTCCACGCGGTCCCCGGCGCGCCATGCGGCCGGAGCAGGAGGACCTGGTGATGGTAGGCGCCGACCACGTGGAGTACCGCTATGGCAAGGCCATGCCGCTCATCTTCGTGGGGGGCGTGCCCCGCAGCGGTACGACGCTGATGCGCGCCATGCTGGACGCCCACCCCGAGGTGCGCTGCGGTGAGGAGACACGTATCATCCCGCGTGTGCTCGCCATGCGCCAGGCCTGGTCCAAGTCCGGCCGCGAGAAGCTACGGCTAGACGAGGCAGGCGTGACGGACGAGGTGCTAGACGCCGCCATGCAGGCCTTCATCCTAGAGGTGATTGCCAAGCACGGTGAGCCGGCGCGCGTGCTGTGCAACAAGGACCCCTTCACGCTCAAATCCTCTGTGTACCTGTCTCGCCTGTTCCCCAACTCCAAGTTCCTGCTGATGGTGCGGGATGGTCGGGCGTCCGTGC is drawn from Mustela lutreola isolate mMusLut2 chromosome 11, mMusLut2.pri, whole genome shotgun sequence and contains these coding sequences:
- the TPST2 gene encoding protein-tyrosine sulfotransferase 2 isoform X2, translated to MRLSVRRALLAAGCALALVLAVQVGQQVLECRAVLGGPRGPRRAMRPEQEDLVMVGADHVEYRYGKAMPLIFVGGVPRSGTTLMRAMLDAHPEVRCGEETRIIPRVLAMRQAWSKSGREKLRLDEAGVTDEVLDAAMQAFILEVIAKHGEPARVLCNKDPFTLKSSVYLSRLFPNSKFLLMVRDGRASVHSMITRKVTIAGFDLSSYRDCLTKWNKAIEVMYAQCMEVGKDKCLPVYYEQLVLHPRRSLKIILDFLGIAWSDAVLHHEDLIGKPGGVSLSKIERSTDQVIKPVNLEALSKWTGHIPGDVVRDMAQIAPMLARLGYDPYANPPNYGNPDPIVVNNTHRVLKGDYKTPANLKGYFQVNQNTTSSHLGSS